The Streptococcus toyakuensis genome has a window encoding:
- a CDS encoding glycoside hydrolase family 25 protein: MRKQIHPLILFGFFGIMMFILIINRPLNDNQSFKTKSNIAQIEAQALKHLDKPIIDLSGWQRPEEINYDALSQNISGAIVRVHSGAQTTKENDASFINGIDKAYKSHITELQKRNVPVGVYAYVAGKSVQEMEKVAEVFYNAASPYSPSYYWLDVEDKTMSNMNEGVEAFRAKLASLGAKNIGIYVGVYFMEEHSIDTGKFTSVWIPSYGSNSGFLESSPKTDLDYDIHQYTSKGKIAGFDHDLDINVISPLKNKEETFRKLFLKP, translated from the coding sequence ATGAGAAAACAAATTCATCCACTTATTTTATTTGGTTTTTTTGGGATTATGATGTTCATTTTAATCATCAATCGCCCACTTAATGACAACCAATCTTTTAAAACAAAATCCAACATAGCGCAGATTGAAGCACAGGCTTTGAAACACTTAGACAAACCGATTATTGACCTCTCTGGCTGGCAGCGTCCTGAGGAAATCAACTACGATGCCCTCTCACAAAATATTTCAGGCGCTATTGTTCGTGTTCACAGTGGTGCTCAAACGACAAAAGAAAATGATGCTTCCTTTATCAATGGAATAGACAAGGCCTATAAGAGTCATATCACTGAACTTCAAAAGCGGAATGTCCCCGTTGGGGTCTACGCTTATGTAGCTGGAAAAAGTGTCCAAGAAATGGAAAAAGTCGCTGAAGTTTTCTACAATGCTGCCTCTCCTTACAGCCCTAGTTACTATTGGCTAGACGTAGAAGACAAAACCATGTCCAATATGAACGAGGGTGTTGAAGCCTTTCGAGCAAAACTAGCATCACTAGGTGCTAAAAACATCGGCATCTACGTTGGGGTCTACTTCATGGAAGAACATAGTATTGATACAGGCAAGTTTACCTCTGTTTGGATTCCGTCCTACGGCTCTAACTCAGGATTTTTGGAGAGCAGTCCTAAAACTGACTTAGATTATGATATTCACCAATACACATCTAAAGGAAAAATTGCCGGCTTTGACCACGATTTGGATATCAACGTCATCTCTCCCTTAAAAAACAAAGAAGAAACCTTTAGAAAACTCTTTTTAAAACCTTAA
- a CDS encoding DUF368 domain-containing protein produces the protein MLSWLARIIKGIVIALGFILPGISGGVLAAILGIYERMIGFLAHPFKDFKENVLYFIPVAIGMLLGIGLFSYPIEYLLENYQVFVLWSFAGAIIGTVPSLLKESTRESDRDKIDLAWFWITFIISGLGLYALNFVVGTLSASFLNFVLAGALLALGVLVPGLSPSNLLLILGLYAPMLTGFKTFDLLGTFFPIGIGAGATLIVFSKLMDYALNNHHSRVYHFIIGIVLSSTLLILIPNVGNAESIQYTGLSLVGYVIIAFFFALGIWLGIWMSQLEDKYK, from the coding sequence ATGCTCTCATGGTTAGCACGTATTATTAAAGGGATTGTGATTGCTCTTGGATTTATTCTACCGGGAATTTCCGGAGGGGTTCTAGCAGCAATCTTAGGCATTTACGAACGAATGATTGGCTTTCTGGCTCATCCTTTTAAAGACTTTAAAGAAAATGTTTTATACTTTATTCCAGTTGCCATCGGTATGCTTCTGGGAATTGGCCTATTTTCTTATCCGATTGAATACCTGCTTGAAAATTATCAGGTCTTTGTCTTATGGAGCTTTGCGGGGGCTATCATTGGTACTGTTCCTAGCCTACTCAAGGAATCAACTCGAGAATCTGACCGAGACAAGATTGATTTAGCTTGGTTCTGGATAACCTTTATCATTTCTGGTTTAGGACTCTATGCCTTAAATTTTGTCGTTGGAACCTTAAGTGCTAGCTTTCTTAATTTCGTCCTAGCAGGTGCACTGCTGGCTCTTGGCGTATTGGTTCCTGGCCTCAGTCCATCAAATCTACTTTTGATTTTGGGCCTCTATGCTCCTATGTTGACTGGTTTTAAAACCTTTGACCTCTTGGGAACCTTCTTTCCGATTGGAATTGGGGCAGGTGCAACTCTCATCGTTTTTTCAAAATTGATGGATTATGCCTTAAATAACCACCACTCACGAGTCTATCATTTCATCATCGGTATCGTCCTATCAAGCACCCTTTTGATCTTGATTCCAAATGTAGGAAACGCTGAGAGTATCCAATACACAGGACTTTCACTTGTCGGGTATGTCATCATCGCCTTCTTCTTTGCGTTGGGAATTTGGCTTGGTATTTGGATGAGCCAATTGGAGGATAAGTATAAATAA
- a CDS encoding aminoacyl-tRNA deacylase has protein sequence MAKKVKIKKTLVEQILSKAGIPHQGIQINALEGELPQGYERDQIFKTLALLGDKTGPIIGIVPITQHLSEKKLAKISGNKKVSMIPQKDLEKTTGYIHGANNPVGIRQKHNYPIFIDKIALDLDQMIVSAGEVGHSIIVAPQDLASFVKADFADILEDSK, from the coding sequence ATGGCAAAAAAAGTTAAAATCAAAAAAACATTGGTAGAACAAATCCTGTCTAAAGCAGGTATCCCACATCAGGGGATTCAAATCAATGCCCTAGAAGGAGAGCTTCCTCAAGGTTATGAACGAGATCAGATTTTCAAAACCTTGGCTCTTTTGGGAGATAAAACAGGACCGATTATCGGAATTGTGCCCATCACTCAACACTTGTCTGAAAAGAAATTAGCCAAAATTTCTGGCAATAAAAAAGTGAGCATGATTCCACAAAAGGACTTGGAAAAAACAACTGGTTACATTCATGGAGCCAATAATCCTGTCGGAATTCGTCAGAAACACAATTACCCCATTTTTATCGATAAGATCGCTCTAGACTTGGATCAAATGATTGTCTCTGCTGGAGAAGTTGGTCACAGCATTATCGTCGCACCACAAGACTTGGCTAGCTTTGTAAAAGCTGACTTTGCAGATATCTTGGAGGACAGTAAGTAA
- a CDS encoding histidine phosphatase family protein — protein sequence MKLYFVRHGRTVWNQEGRFQGASGDSPLLPESIDTLKQLGQYLKDVPFDQIYSSDLPRAVKSAEIIQSQLKTPCPLESVSNLREWQLGKLEGLKIATLESIYPQQIKAFRSNLAQFDTQMFGAESLYSTTQRTIQFIKSLKDSPAERILIVGHGANLTASLRTLLGYKEPLLRKDGGLANASLTILETHDFETFTLNTWNDTSYQ from the coding sequence ATGAAACTCTACTTTGTCCGCCACGGTCGTACAGTCTGGAACCAAGAAGGACGCTTTCAAGGTGCTAGCGGAGATTCTCCCCTTCTTCCTGAATCTATTGACACCCTAAAACAACTAGGGCAGTATCTCAAGGATGTTCCTTTCGATCAGATTTATTCAAGTGATTTACCTCGAGCGGTCAAATCTGCTGAGATTATCCAAAGTCAACTCAAGACACCCTGTCCTTTAGAAAGTGTTTCTAATCTCCGTGAATGGCAGCTGGGGAAGTTAGAAGGTTTGAAAATTGCAACCTTGGAATCTATTTACCCGCAACAAATCAAAGCTTTCCGATCTAACCTTGCTCAATTTGACACTCAAATGTTTGGAGCAGAGTCCCTCTATAGCACCACGCAACGGACCATCCAATTTATCAAATCATTAAAAGATAGTCCAGCTGAGCGTATTCTAATTGTCGGACACGGCGCCAATCTTACTGCCAGTCTTCGTACTCTTCTAGGTTATAAAGAACCACTTCTTCGTAAAGATGGAGGTCTAGCAAATGCCAGCCTGACCATTCTAGAAACCCATGATTTTGAAACATTTACTCTCAATACTTGGAATGATACTTCCTATCAATAA
- the lysS gene encoding lysine--tRNA ligase: MSTEHMEELNDQQIVRREKMAALREQGIDPFGKRFERTANSQELKDKYADLDKEQLHDKNETATIAGRLVTKRGKGKVGFAHLQDREGQIQIYVRKDAVGEENYEIFKKADLGDFLGVEGEVMRTDMGELSIKATHITHLSKALRPLPEKFHGLTDVETIYRKRYLDLISNRESFERFVTRSKIISEIRRYLDQKGFLEVETPVLHNEAGGAAARPFITHHNAQNIDMVLRIATELHLKRLIVGGMERVYEIGRIFRNEGMDATHNPEFTSIEVYQAYADFQDIMDLTEGIIQHAAKAVKGDGPVNYQGTEIKINEPFKRVHMVDAIKEITGVDFWQDMTLEEAKAIAAEKKVPVEKHYTEVGHIINAFFEEFVEETLIQPTFVYGHPVAVSPLAKKNPEDQRFTDRFELFIMTKEYGNAFTELNDPIDQLSRFEAQAKAKELGDDEATGIDYDYIEALEYGMPPTGGLGIGIDRLCMLLTDTTTIRDVLLFPTMK; the protein is encoded by the coding sequence ATGTCAACAGAACATATGGAAGAACTAAATGACCAGCAGATCGTTCGCCGTGAAAAAATGGCTGCGCTCCGTGAACAAGGAATCGATCCTTTCGGAAAACGTTTTGAACGTACTGCAAATTCACAAGAATTAAAAGATAAATATGCCGACCTCGATAAAGAACAATTACACGATAAAAACGAAACAGCTACTATCGCAGGACGCTTGGTAACCAAACGTGGTAAAGGTAAAGTAGGATTTGCCCACCTTCAAGACCGCGAAGGTCAAATCCAGATCTACGTTCGTAAGGATGCTGTCGGTGAAGAAAACTACGAAATCTTCAAAAAAGCAGACCTTGGTGACTTCCTTGGTGTCGAAGGTGAAGTCATGCGTACAGATATGGGAGAACTCTCTATCAAAGCAACTCACATCACACACTTATCCAAGGCTCTCCGTCCTCTACCAGAGAAATTCCACGGTTTGACAGACGTTGAAACAATTTACCGTAAACGTTACCTTGACTTGATTTCTAACCGGGAAAGCTTTGAGCGCTTTGTCACTCGTTCAAAAATCATTTCTGAAATCCGTCGTTACCTTGACCAAAAAGGTTTCCTTGAAGTGGAAACACCTGTTCTTCATAATGAAGCTGGTGGTGCTGCTGCCCGTCCATTTATCACCCACCACAATGCCCAAAACATTGACATGGTGCTTCGTATCGCGACTGAGCTTCACTTGAAACGCCTTATCGTTGGTGGTATGGAACGTGTCTATGAAATTGGTCGTATTTTCCGTAACGAAGGAATGGATGCTACTCATAACCCTGAGTTCACTTCTATCGAAGTTTACCAAGCTTATGCTGACTTCCAAGATATCATGGACTTGACGGAGGGCATTATCCAACACGCTGCTAAAGCTGTTAAAGGCGATGGCCCAGTTAACTATCAAGGTACTGAAATCAAAATCAATGAACCATTTAAACGTGTTCACATGGTGGATGCTATCAAAGAAATTACTGGTGTCGATTTCTGGCAAGACATGACTTTGGAAGAAGCTAAAGCTATCGCTGCTGAGAAGAAAGTTCCAGTTGAGAAACACTACACTGAGGTTGGTCACATCATCAATGCCTTCTTTGAAGAGTTTGTTGAAGAAACTTTAATCCAACCAACCTTTGTCTATGGACATCCAGTAGCTGTATCTCCACTCGCTAAGAAGAATCCTGAAGACCAACGCTTTACTGACCGTTTTGAACTCTTCATCATGACTAAGGAGTACGGTAATGCCTTTACTGAGTTGAACGATCCAATCGACCAGCTTAGTCGCTTTGAAGCCCAAGCTAAAGCCAAAGAACTTGGTGACGATGAAGCGACAGGTATCGACTACGACTACATCGAAGCCCTTGAATACGGTATGCCTCCAACAGGTGGTTTGGGAATCGGTATCGACCGTCTCTGCATGCTCCTCACCGACACAACTACTATACGTGATGTATTGCTCTTCCCAACAATGAAATAA